A portion of the Kazachstania africana CBS 2517 chromosome 2, complete genome genome contains these proteins:
- the CRM1 gene encoding exportin CRM1 (similar to Saccharomyces cerevisiae CRM1 (YGR218W); ancestral locus Anc_5.111), which translates to MDSILDFSKELDINVLDQVVDTFYNASGPQQKQAQDALTKFQEHPDAWQRADQILQFSKNPHAKFIGLSILDKLITTKWKLLPNEQRVGIRNFIVGMIISMCQDDAVFKTQKNLINKSDLTLVQVLKQEWPQNWPEFIPELIGSSASSVNVCENNMVILKLLSEEVFDFSAEQMTQAKALHLKQSMSKEFEQIFKLCYQVLEQASSSSLVVAALESLLRYLHWIPYRYIYETNILELLSTKFLASADTRAVTLKCLTEVSSLKIPQDNTSIKQQSVIFFQNTLQQIALNVIPMTADLKNTYNSANGTDQSFLQDFAMFLTTYLSNHRSLLESDESLRELLLNAHQYLIQLSKIEERELFKTTLDYWHDLVSNLFYEVQQLPANELNPLMQLTVGSQTISTGSGALSPDFMKRYPLKKHIYEDICSQLRLVIIENMVRPEEVLVVENDEGEIVREFVKESDTIQLYKSERAVLVYLTHLNVVDTEQIMINKLARQLDGSEWSWHNINTLSWAIGSVSGTMNEDTEKRFVVTVIKDLLALTEKKRGKDNKAVVASDIMYVVGQYPRFLKAHWNFLRTVILKLFEFMHETHEGVQDMACDTFIKIVQKCKYHFVIQQPRESEPFIQTIIRDIQKTTSDLQPQQVHTFYKACGIIISEERNSAEKTRLLNDLMQLPNMAWDAIVEQSTANPALLLDPETVKIIANIIKTNVAVCSSMGADFYPQLGHIYYNMLQLYRAVSSMISSQVASEGVIATKTPKVRGLRTIKKEVLKLVEIYISSAKNLEEVVKVLVEPLLNAVLEDYLNNVPDARDAEVLNCMTTVVSKVGHMIPQGVILILQSVFECTLNMINKDFTEYPEHRVEFYKLLKVINEKSFNAFLELPPAAFKLFIDAICWAFKHNNRDIEVNGLSIALHLVKNIESMGNTQFANTFYKNFYFTFVSETFFVLTDSDHKSGFSKQSLLLVKLISLVLDNKISVPIYEENQAPQGTSNQVFLSQYLGNMLSNAFPHLTAEQITNFLNALMKQYRDTAKFNGILRDFLVQIKEFGGDPTDYLYAEEKENAVEEQNKLQREKAAMVGGLLKPSELDD; encoded by the coding sequence atggattccattttagatttttcaaaagaattggaTATCAATGTCCTAGACCAGGTAGTTGACACATTTTATAATGCCTCCGGCCCACAGCAAAAACAAGCTCAGGATGCCTTAACAAAGTTCCAGGAGCATCCAGATGCATGGCAACGTGCAGATCAAATTTTGCAGTTTTCCAAAAATCCCCACGCTAAGTTCATTGGATTATCTATTTTAGACAAATTAATTACCACAAAATGGAAGCTATTACCAAATGAGCAACGTGTTGGTATTAGAAACTTTATTGTAGGTATGATTATCTCAATGTGCCAGGATGATGCTGTTTTCAAAACccagaaaaatttgatcaaCAAGTCTGATTTAACTTTGGTACAAGTTTTGAAACAAGAATGGCCTCAAAACTGGCCAGAATTTATCCCAGAATTAATTGGTAGTTCTGCCTCTTCAGTAAACGTATGTGAAAACAATATGGTTATCTTAAAATTGTTATCGGAAGAGGTCTTCGACTTTTCAGCCGAACAGATGACCCAAGCTAAGGCTTTGCATTTGAAACAGTCAATgtcaaaagaatttgagCAGATCTTCAAGCTCTGTTATCAGGTGCTAGAACAagcatcttcttcttccttagTAGTAGCAGCCTTAGAGTCATTATTGAGATATTTACACTGGATCCCATATCGTTACATTTATGAAACAAATATACTGGAGTTACTGAGTACCAAGTTTTTAGCTTCTGCTGACACTAGAGCGGTGACCTTAAAGTGTTTAACCGAGGTATCAAGTTTAAAGATCCCACAAGATAACACTTCCATAAAACAACAAAGCGtcatatttttccaaaatacTTTACAACAAATTGCCCTGAACGTAATCCCTATGACAGCAGATCTCAAGAACACATACAACTCTGCAAATGGTACAGACCAATCATTTTTACAGGATTTCGCCATGTTTTTAACAACTTATCTCTCTAACCACAGATCCTTACTAGAAAGTGATGAATCATTGAGAGAGTTATTATTAAACGCTCACCAATACTTAATTCAACTATCTaagattgaagaaagagaattgTTTAAAACAACTTTAGATTACTGGCACGATCTAGTCTCAAACTTGTTCTACGAAGTGCAGCAGCTTCCAGCAAATGAACTAAACCCCTTAATGCAATTAACTGTCGGTAGTCAAACAATTTCCACCGGGTCAGGTGCTTTGAGTCCTGATTTCATGAAAAGATATCCACTGAAAAAACATATCTACGAAGATATTTGTTCTCAATTAAGACTTGttatcattgaaaacaTGGTAAGACCAGAAGAAGTTTTAGttgttgaaaatgatgaaggtGAAATTGTCAGAGAGTTTGTCAAAGAATCCGATACCATTCAACTTTATAAATCGGAAAGAGCAGTCCTTGTTTATTTAACCCATTTAAATGTTGTTGACACGGAGCAAATCATGATCAACAAACTTGCTAGACAGCTTGATGGTTCTGAATGGTCATGGCATAACATTAATACTTTGTCATGGGCTATTGGTTCCGTGTCCGGTACGATGAATGAGGATACTGAGAAACGTTTTGTTGTTACTGTTATCAAGGACTTGCTAGCCttaactgaaaaaaagagaggCAAAGACAACAAGGCTGTTGTTGCATCTGATATTATGTACGTCGTTGGTCAATATCcaagatttttgaaagcGCATTGGAATTTCTTAAGAACTGTtattttgaagttattTGAGTTCATGCATGAAACACATGAAGGTGTTCAAGACATGGCATGTGATACATTCATTAAGATTGTTCAAAAATGtaaatatcattttgttATTCAACAACCACGTGAGTCTGAACCATTTATCCAAACAATTATTAGGGATATTCAAAAAACGACAAGTGATTTACAGCCTCAACAAGTTCACACCTTCTACAAGGCTTGTGGTATCATAATTTCTGAGGAAAGAAACTCTGCTGAGAAAACTAGATTGTTGAACGATCTAATGCAACTACCGAATATGGCATGGGATGCAATTGTAGAACAGTCTACTGCAAACCCAGCGCTATTGCTCGATCCAGAAACTGTTAAGATCATTGCaaatatcatcaaaacTAATGTTGCTGTCTGCAGCTCAATGGGTGCCGATTTCTATCCTCAACTAGGTCATATTTATTACAATATGTTGCAACTATATAGGGCTGTTTCATCTATGATATCAAGCCAAGTTGCCTCGGAAGGTGTAATCGCCACAAAGACACCAAAAGTGCGTGGTTTAAGAACAATCAAGAAGGAAGTCTTGAAATTGGttgaaatttatatatcaaGTGCAAAGAACCTAGAAGAGGTCGTTAAAGTTTTGGTCGAACCTTTATTAAATGCAGTCCTAGAAGACTACTTGAACAACGTCCCTGATGCCAGAGATGCCGAAGTTTTGAACTGTATGACAACTGTAGTCAGTAAGGTCGGCCATATGATACCACAAGGTGTCATTTTAATCCTACAAAGTGTTTTTGAATGTACATTAAACATGATCAACAAAGATTTTACTGAATATCCAGAACATCGTGTTGAATTTTACAAGTTGTTGAAGGttataaatgaaaaatcattcaatgcCTTTTTGGAGCTACCACCAGCTGCTTTTAAATTATTCATTGACGCTATCTGTTGGGCATTTAAACATAACAATAGAGATATTGAGGTGAATGGTCTTTCTATTGCATTACACTTGGTCAAAAACATTGAGAGTATGGGAAATACACAATTTGCCAACACTTTCTATAAAAACTTTTACTTCACTTTTGTTAGTGAGACCTTTTTCGTTTTGACTGATTCTGACCATAAATCTGGATTTTCTAAACAGTCTTTATTATTGGTAAAGTTAATTTCCTTAGTTTTAgacaataaaatttcagtacCTATCtatgaagaaaatcaagCACCACAAGGCACCTCTAATCAAGTATTTTTAAGCCAATATTTAGGTAATATGCTATCCAATGCTTTCCCACATCTGACAGCTGAACAAATAACGAATTTCTTAAACGCATTGATGAAGCAATATAGGGACACCGCAAAATTCAACGGTATTCTAAGAGATTTCCTTGTTCAAATCAAGGAATTCGGTGGGGATCCAACTGATTACTTATAtgctgaagaaaaggaaaatgcAGTTGAAGAACAAAACAAGctacaaagagaaaaagcCGCGATGGTTGGTGGTTTGTTAAAACCATCCGAATTGGATGATTAA
- the PET54 gene encoding Pet54p (similar to Saccharomyces cerevisiae PET54 (YGR222W); ancestral locus Anc_5.106): protein MKSSKKIISNVLEHISSSGRIVGQNSEVSSSFHKSVALSYNSYNPSLNKKDFNSIISENIFSRIDTGSIDFKLIKKRDPKYFQFKDKYYLIFPDFNNLNDYLHSTQNSKINRIRVKFKPILKDSEEFSKVQNIYKKYCRNLSCAYNSRKSYYNSIAEDVPNDFDTSEISKIESKSLLIWNLPNELSPAEIQNFFWFYDIKHCFKLYWDDNHSLSFVAFNNILDCNKFARNFHGALFNNDKNQKLLIDNL, encoded by the coding sequence ATGAAGTCTAGTAAGAAGATTATCTCGAATGTTTTAGAGCatatatcttcttctggGAGAATTGTAGGACAAAACTCGGAAgtgtcatcttcatttcaTAAATCGGTGGCATTATCATATAATAGTTACAATCcatcattaaataaaaaggatttcaattcaattatCTCAGAGAATATTTTCTCGAGAATTGATACTGGAAGTATTGACTTTAAATTGATTAAGAAAAGGGACcccaaatattttcagtttaaagataaatactatttgattttccctgattttaataatttgaatgattaTTTACACAGTACACAAAACTCTAAAATAAATAGAATTAGAGTCAAATTTAAACCAATATTGAAGGATTCTGAAGAGTTTAGTAAGGtacaaaatatatacaaaaaATACTGTAGAAATCTGTCGTGTGCATACAATTCGAGAAAATCATATTATAATTCAATTGCTGAAGATGTTCCAAATGATTTCGATACCAgtgaaatatcaaaaattgaatccAAATCATTACTTATTTGGAATCTACCAAATGAGCTTTCACCCGCAGagatccaaaattttttctggTTTTATGACATCAAACattgtttcaaattgtaTTGGGACGATAATCATAGTTTATCCTTTGTagcattcaataatattctCGACTGTAATAAATTTGCCAGAAATTTCCATGGTGCTCTGTTTAATAATGAcaagaatcaaaaattgcTAATTGATAACTTATAA
- the MRPL9 gene encoding mitochondrial 54S ribosomal protein uL3m (similar to Saccharomyces cerevisiae MRPL9 (YGR220C); ancestral locus Anc_5.110) — protein sequence MVALRPLFTQKGTAPVHLISYARCYSRPFLIAPSIANSIQMHNPKINHSPEQAHNRKWLPARCGILTTKIGMLPFFNDVTGERLAATILKLDNVEVILNRTMNENGYFAVQVGYGNKNPQKVTRQLLGHYATHLVNPKLKSAEFRVKDEGGLLEPGTTFKPSFFKVGDFVDIRSISKGKGFAGVMKKYGFKGLRASHGTSLMHRHGGSYGQNQDPGRVLPGKKMPGRMGTNNVTVQNIEILKTDDKNNVIWVKGSVPGPNGSYVRIQDAIKKL from the coding sequence ATGGTAGCATTACGTCCACTATTTACACAGAAGGGTACTGCTCCAGTGCATCTCATCTCATATGCAAGATGTTACTCACGACCATTTCTGATTGCTCCGAGTATTGCGAACTCCATACAAATGCATAATCCAAAGATAAATCATTCACCAGAGCAGGCTCATAATAGGAAGTGGCTCCCAGCTAGATGTGGAATTCTGACCACTAAGATCGGCATGCTtccttttttcaatgatgtCACGGGGGAACGTTTAGCTGCGACGATATTGAAACTGGATAATGTAGAAGTAATTCTAAACCGAACAATGAATGAAAACGGTTACTTTGCTGTGCAGGTGGGATATGGTAATAAGAATCCACAAAAGGTCACAAGGCAATTATTGGGCCATTATGCAACACATTTAGTCAATCCTAAACTGAAAAGTGCAGAATTTAGAGTCAAGGATGAAGGTGGGCTCTTGGAACCTGGAACAACATTCAAACCTTCGTTTTTCAAAGTGGGTGATTTTGTGGATATAAGGTCAATTTCAAAGGGGAAGGGTTTTGCCGGTGTAATGAAAAAGTATGGTTTCAAAGGTTTGAGGGCAAGTCATGGTACCTCTCTGATGCATAGACATGGTGGTTCGTATGGTCAGAATCAAGATCCCGGTAGAGTCTTGCCTGGTAAAAAAATGCCTGGTAGGATGGGTACTAACAATGTCACAgtacaaaatattgaaattttgaaaactgatgataaaaataatgtcaTTTGGGTAAAGGGTTCAGTTCCTGGACCAAACGGATCTTATGTCAGAATTCAAGATGcaatcaaaaaattatga
- the HSV2 gene encoding phosphatidylinositol-3,5-bisphosphate binding protein HSV2 (similar to Saccharomyces cerevisiae HSV2 (YGR223C); ancestral locus Anc_5.105) — protein sequence MSKFNHVSFNQDDSCFSCSTDNGFLIYNTFPLQRKLVQKFEAEDNLKGKSIGMTELLNRSNYIAMVGGGSSPRYPVNALIIWDDLSKKETIRLNFMSIIKKFFISRCFIIIVLEKSISIYKFAKNPIKLCDDFEIPINSNVDFRTSKETDDQINGIICFETVKNRGQVRIVNLTLKNDKLMTNSIIFKAHKTGINLMKFNNQGNMISTCSKKGTLIRVFNVHNGQLIKEFRRGLDNVTIYGMKFSPQGKTLAIVSNKQTLHVFKILNDKNDNKVHVLNGIIPKSINWGVTNYLESTWSMCKLHLQNSKLSQTDKDLEEDRCKIGWCHNDDDDSFVLVWLNRGIWEKYVILEKKPYTVSETLNQSINNQDSFNDKKWEIIRESWRQL from the coding sequence ATGTCTAAGTTTAACCATGTATCCTTCAATCAGGATGATTCTTGTTTCAGTTGCTCGACTGATAATGGGTTTCTAATATACAATACCTTCCCACTACAGAGAAAATTGGTACAGAAATTTGAGGCTGAAGACAATTTAAAGGGTAAAAGTATTGGGATGACTGAACTATTGAATAGGTCTAACTATATTGCCATGGTAGGGGGTGGAAGTAGTCCTCGTTATCCTGTAAATGCATTGATTATATGGGATGATCTTTCCAAGAAGGAAACTATAAGATTGAATTTCATGTCAATAATTAAAaagtttttcatttcaagatgttttatcattattgtATTGGAAAAATCCATATCAATCTATAAATTCGCCAAGAATCCAATTAAGCTGTGTGACGATTTTGAAATACCAATTAATTCAAACGTAGATTTTAGAACATCAAAGGAGACCGACGATCAAATAAATGGAATAATATGTTTTGAAACTGTTAAAAACAGGGGACAAGTGCGAATTGTCAATTTAACTTTAAAGAATGATAAATTAAtgacaaattcaataatatttaaaGCGCACAAGACtggaataaatttgatgaaatttaaTAACCAAGGCAATATGATTTCTACATGTTCAAAAAAAGGTACTTTGATAAGGGTATTCAACGTGCATAATGGTCAActtattaaagaatttagAAGGGGTCTAGATAATGTTACGATATATGGTATGAAGTTTAGCCCCCAGGGGAAAACTCTGGCAATAGTATCCAATAAGCAAACTTTACAtgtcttcaaaattttgaatgataaaaatgataataaagtGCATGTATTGAATGGAATTATACCCAAATCTATTAATTGGGGGGTTACAAATTATTTAGAATCGACTTGGTCAATGTGTAAGTTGCATTTACAAAACTCGAAGTTGAGTCAAACAGATAAAGATTTAGAAGAGGATCGATGTAAAATTGGTTGGTGTCAtaacgatgatgatgatagtTTTGTACTTGTTTGGCTAAACAGAGGTATTTGGGAGAAATATGTCATACTAGAGAAGAAGCCATATACTGTCAGTGAGACTTTAAATCAATCGATAAACAATCAGGATAGTTTTAATGATAAGAAGTGGGAAATTATAAGGGAATCATGGAGACAGTTGTGA